From a single Azospirillaceae bacterium genomic region:
- a CDS encoding IS256 family transposase, with the protein MTDPMMALRVMLEKGADADVLRQMIGFAAERLMELEVQELTGAGHGERSADRLVQRNGYRDRDWHTRAGTVELHIPKLRKGSYFPGFLEPRRMAEKALTAVIQEAYIQGVSTRAVDDLVQAMGMTGISKSQVSRLCEEIDGRVKTFLERPLEGDWPYLWIDATYVKVRQNGRIVSVAVTIAVAVNTNGRREILGMDIGTSEAETFWVEFLRKLKRRGLGGVKLVVSDAHEGIKAAVARVFRATWQRCRVHFMRNALAHAGKQGRRVVAAFIGTAFAQDDATAARTQWRQVADQLRPKVGKLAALMDEAEEDVLAFMSFPAAHRAKLHSTNPIERLNGEIKRRTEVVGIFPNEDAITRLVGAVLMEINDEWAVQRGRYMTLETIAAVGDDPTIMLPTVAA; encoded by the coding sequence ATGACCGACCCGATGATGGCGCTGCGCGTGATGCTTGAAAAGGGCGCAGACGCCGATGTCCTGAGACAGATGATCGGCTTTGCCGCCGAGCGACTGATGGAACTGGAGGTTCAGGAGTTGACCGGTGCCGGCCACGGCGAACGGTCGGCCGACCGCCTGGTTCAGCGCAATGGCTACCGTGACCGCGATTGGCATACCCGCGCCGGCACGGTGGAACTGCACATCCCCAAGCTGCGCAAGGGCAGCTACTTCCCAGGCTTCCTGGAGCCCCGCCGCATGGCGGAGAAAGCGCTGACCGCCGTGATCCAGGAGGCCTACATCCAGGGCGTCTCCACCCGCGCGGTGGACGACCTGGTCCAGGCCATGGGCATGACCGGCATCTCCAAGAGCCAGGTCAGCCGGCTGTGCGAGGAGATCGACGGCCGGGTTAAGACCTTCCTGGAACGGCCGCTGGAAGGCGACTGGCCCTACCTGTGGATCGACGCCACCTATGTGAAGGTCCGCCAGAACGGCCGCATCGTCTCCGTGGCCGTCACCATCGCCGTGGCGGTCAATACCAACGGTCGGCGAGAGATCCTGGGCATGGACATCGGCACCTCGGAAGCCGAGACCTTCTGGGTAGAGTTCCTGCGCAAGCTCAAACGCCGCGGCCTGGGTGGCGTCAAGCTGGTCGTCTCCGATGCCCACGAGGGCATCAAGGCCGCTGTCGCCCGCGTATTCCGTGCCACCTGGCAGCGTTGCCGTGTCCACTTTATGCGCAACGCCTTGGCCCACGCCGGCAAGCAAGGCCGCCGTGTGGTGGCTGCCTTCATCGGCACCGCCTTTGCCCAGGATGACGCCACCGCCGCCCGGACCCAGTGGCGCCAGGTCGCCGATCAACTCCGACCCAAGGTCGGCAAGCTCGCCGCCCTGATGGACGAGGCCGAGGAGGACGTCCTGGCCTTCATGTCCTTCCCCGCCGCCCACAGGGCAAAGCTGCACAGCACCAACCCCATCGAACGCCTCAACGGCGAGATCAAGCGCCGTACCGAGGTCGTCGGTATCTTCCCGAACGAGGACGCCATCACCCGCCTGGTGGGTGCCGTCCTCATGGAGATCAACGATGAATGGGCAGTTCAGCGCGGTCGCTACATGACCCTGGAAACCATCGCCGCCGTCGGCGATGATCCAACCATCATGCTGCCCACTGTCGCCGCATGA